A region from the Rhodamnia argentea isolate NSW1041297 chromosome 7, ASM2092103v1, whole genome shotgun sequence genome encodes:
- the LOC115741559 gene encoding E3 ubiquitin protein ligase RIN2 — MGVQYLSISGICTVLSFLGLQWWAQNLLEKFRLDGLIGESIVESDNANRLLDLLLSSSATVALLATFILSAFALLVLSLKSIFFSELSSSETRKLLERLGNYLIYKGTFLPLVLPPTLFHFCLWSTWLTVLCSLKMFQALARDRLERLNASPSTTPWRYFRVYSVLLVVLTVDMFWIRLSLMIQKTLGSSMFLLLLFELLCVIFETLQAIVVHGFQLLDIWVNHSAGNSSGCRMFKFIDTSAAGSLWEWKSFLIRNLGFVLDMATLLTAVGHYVLIWLLRGMPLHIVDVVLFLNIRALLSAIIKRVKGFIKLRTALGTLHAALPDATSEELRAYNDECAICREPMAKAKRLHCRHLFHLGCLRSWLDQGLNDAYSCPTCRKPLFVSRSENEANPSSEVLSDEQLARQLSVGLDGQNSSGNVLPPGLFPSQTQNPLDEGTWRNAGLNSSWLNTWPSHGVDGAGPSSTAMRSVGLGRVQMMMRHLASIGDTYSQSALDEAGWSLWPANLSHAGASGSLASGASTVGRHPGTTGGLHLRTASRSANDDIANILTMAETVREVLPHIPEEMIFQDLQRTNSATVTVNNLLQI; from the exons ATGGGTGTCCAATACTTATCGATCTCCGGTATCTGCACGGTCCTAAGCTTTTTGGGCCTTCAATGGTGGGCACAGAATTTATTAGAGAAATTTAGATTGGATGGGCTGATCGGAGAGAGCATTGTCGAATCAGATAATGCCAATCGTCTGCTTGATCTCTTATTGAGTTCTTCGGCCACTGTTGCCTTGCTGGCAACTTTTATTCTCAGTGCGTTCGCTCTACTTGTTTTGTCCTTGAAG TCTATATTCTTCTCAGAGCTGTCATCCTCTGAGACTCGAAAACTGTTGGAACGATTGGGAAACTACCTTATTTACAAG GGAACATTTCTACCTTTAGTACTTCCACCAACATTGTTTCATTTTTGCCTATGGTCAACCTGGCTTACTGTTCTATGTTCTCTAAAG ATGTTTCAAGCTTTGGCTAGAGATCGCCTGGAAAGATTGAACGCGTCTCCTTCTACGACACCATGGAGATATTTTCGCGTGTATTCAGTGTTGTTGGTGGTTCTGACTGTTGACATGTTCTG GATTAGACTTTCTCTAATGATTCAGAAAACATTGGGGTCTTCGATGTTCTTGTTGCTTCTTTTTGAGCTCTTATGTGTCATTTTTGAAACACTTCAG GCCATTGTGGTTCATGGATTCCAGCTTCTTGACATCTGGGTAAATCATTCAGCAGGAAACAGCAGTGGTTGCCGAATGTTTAAGTTCATAGATACATCTGCAGCAG GTTCATTATGGGAATGGAAGAGCTTTCTGATTCGAAATCTCGGTTTTGTCCTTGACATGGCAACTTTATTGACTGCTGTGGGGCATTATGTGCTTATTTGGTTGCTTCGTGGCATGCCACTACATATAGTGGATGTGGTTCTGTTCTTAAATATACGT GCCTTGCTAAGTGCAATCATCAAGCGTGTGAAGGGGTTTATTAAACTGAGAACAGCATTGGGTACTCTTCATGCTGCCCTTCCTGATGCAACGTCTGAAGAGCTCCGAGCATACAATGATGAATGTGCCATCTGCCGA GAACCCATGGCCAAAGCTAAAAGGCTACACTGCCGGCACCTCTTTCATCTTGGTTGCTTGAGATCCTG GTTGGATCAAGGTCTTAATGACGCTTATTCGTGCCCCACTTGTCGAAAGCCGCTTTTTGTTTCCCGATCAGAGAATGAAGCAAACCCTAGCAGTGAAGTTTTGAGCGATGAACAGCTCGCTCGCCAGTTAAGTGTAGGTCTTGATGGACAAAATTCTTCTGGGAATGTGCTGCCACCTGGACTATTTCCGAGTCAGACTCAGAATCCTTTGGATGAAGGAACTTGGAG AAACGCCGGACTGAACTCAAGTTGGCTGAATACTTGGCCAAGCCATGGTGTTGATGGTGCTGGCCCCTCCTCCACTGCCATGAGATCAGTTGGACTGGGGAGGGTTCAGATGATGATGAGGCATCTTGCTTCCATTGGAGATACATACAGCCAGTCTGCTCTTGATGAAGCTGGCTGGAGTCTTTGGCCTGCTAATCTCTCTCATGCTGGTGCCTCTGGTTCACTTGCTTCTGGTGCTTCTACTGTTGGAAGACATCCCGGAACCACTGGTGGTTTACATTTGAGAACTGCCTCACGTTCTGCAAATGATGACATTGCGAACATACTAACAATGGCTGAAACAGTTCGAGAGGTTTTACCCCATATTCCAGAAGAGATGATTTTTCAG GATTTGCAGCGAACAAATTCTGCGACTGTCACTGTGAATAATCTTCTCCAGATCTAA
- the LOC115741568 gene encoding putative glycerol-3-phosphate transporter 1 isoform X2: MGPFSENSVRDCYGKPLGIRFIEHIKRSPISFRTHQSIVLIVTFLTYTCYHANRKTTSVVKSTLDPSSSEVGLRFDPWRRAYFLSPHEGRNVSGLLVSDSGWAPFNGSDGTELLGDLDVAFLSVYAVGMYFSGQLGDRMDLRIFLTVGMIGTGLFTSLFGVGYWANIHKFYYFLLVQMAAGLFQSTGWPSVVAVVGNWFGKSKRGLIMGIWNAHTSVGNIIGSLIASAMLSYGWGWSFVVPGLIIAFMGLVVFLFLPVNPESVGADRDDNVNSPKKNGEEVREPLLSSDSENKEREHAVGFIEAWKIPGVAPFAFCLFFAKLVAYTFLYWLPYYISHTAIDGKYLSSATAGDLSTLFDVGGVIGGILAGHISDRLDARAITAASFMYCAIPALYLYRSYGSVSLTVNIILMFITGIFVNGPYALITTAVSADLGTHTSLKGHPRALATVTAIIDGTGSIGAAIGPLLTGLLLTKLIVAEVAAKIEESRARRSSRSRPPAVEV; this comes from the exons ATGGGTCCGTTCTCAGAGAATTCAGTGAGAGATTGTTACGGCAAGCCGCTAGGAATTCGGTTCATCGAGCACATAAAGAGAAGCCCCATTTCCTTCAGAACACACCAAAGTATTGTCTTGATAGTCACATTCCTTACCTACACATGCTATCACGCTAATCGGAAGACCACAAGCGTTGTCAAGAGCACTCTCGACCCCTCCTCATCCGAAGTAGGCTTGAGGTTCGATCCATGGAGGAGGGCCTATTTTCTTAGCCCACATGAAGGCAGAAATGTTTCTGGACTACTTGTTAGTGATAGCGGTTGGGCCCCATTCAATGGATCAGATGGAACGGAATTGCTCGGCGACCTCGATGTGGCTTTCCTCTCCGTGTATGCTGTGGGAATGTACTTCTCTGGCCAGTTGGGTGACAGAATGGATCTGAGGATTTTCCTGACTGTAGGGATGATTGGAACTGGTCTGTTTACTTCACTCTTTGGTGTCGGTTACTGGGCAAACATACATAAGTTCTACTATTTTCTCCTTGTGCAAATGGCTGCTGGTTTGTTCCAATCGACCGGGTGGCCCTCGGTTGTTGCCGTGGTTGGTAACTGGTTCGGCAAGAGTAAGAGAGGGCTTATTATGGGTATATGGAATGCTCACACTTCTGTTGGCAACATAATAGGTTCTTTGATTGCTTCTGCTATGTTGAGCTATGGATGGGGTTGGTCCTTTGTTGTGCCCGGTCTCATAATTGCATTCATGGGCTTAGTGGTCTTCTTGTTTCTACCCGTTAATCCTGAATCTGTGGGAGCTGATAGAGACGATAACGTGAACTCCCCCAAGAAAAATGGAGAGGAAGTGAGGGAACCTTTGTTAAGCTCAGATTCGGAGAATAAGGAGCGTGAGCATGCTGTGGGGTTCATTGAAGCGTGGAAGATTCCGGGGGTTGCGCCTTTCGCTTTTTGCCTCTTCTTTGCCAAATTGGTTGCCTACACATTCCTATACTGGCTGCCTTACTACATCAGCCACACAG CTATAGATGGAAAATACTTGTCCAGTGCAACAGCAGGAGACTTGTCTACACTATTTGATGTTGGAGGGGTTATTGGGGGGATCCTGGCCGGTCACATATCCGATCGCCTAGACGCTAGGGCCATAACAGCAGCAAGCTTCATGTACTGCGCTATTCCGGCACTCTATCTTTACAGAAGCTATGGATCCGTTTCCTTGACTGTAAACATCATACTCATGTTCATCACCGGCATCTTTGTAAATGGGCCTTATGCTCTAATAACGACAGCCGTCTCAGCGGACTTGGGGACACACACTTCTCTGAAAGGGCATCCGCGAGCACTCGCCACAGTGACGGCGATCATAGATGGAACGGGCTCCATCGGGGCTGCCATTGGGCCATTGCTGACGG GGCTGCTTCTCACTAAGCTCATCGTTGCCGAGGTGGCTGCAAAGATTGAGGAGTCAAGGGCGCGAAGGAGTTCCAGGTCAAGGCCTCCCGCAGTCGAAGTGTAA
- the LOC115741584 gene encoding uncharacterized protein LOC115741584, with product MGLIRSSFSFVAGTVCGIYIAQNYDVPNIRALANDAVCRAKRIEEKYRKPDSKSRGGDGDRHV from the coding sequence ATGGGGTTAATCAGAAGCAGCTTCTCCTTCGTAGCGGGGACGGTGTGCGGGATTTACATAGCTCAAAACTACGACGTTCCCAACATCAGAGCCCTTGCCAACGACGCCGTTTGCAGGGCCAAGCGGATCGAAGAGAAGTACCGCAAACCTGACTCCAAGTCCAGAGGCGGCGATGGTGACCGCCATGTTTAG
- the LOC115741568 gene encoding putative glycerol-3-phosphate transporter 1 isoform X1 — MGPFSENSVRDCYGKPLGIRFIEHIKRSPISFRTHQSIVLIVTFLTYTCYHANRKTTSVVKSTLDPSSSEVGLRFDPWRRAYFLSPHEGRNVSGLLVSDSGWAPFNGSDGTELLGDLDVAFLSVYAVGMYFSGQLGDRMDLRIFLTVGMIGTGLFTSLFGVGYWANIHKFYYFLLVQMAAGLFQSTGWPSVVAVVGNWFGKSKRGLIMGIWNAHTSVGNIIGSLIASAMLSYGWGWSFVVPGLIIAFMGLVVFLFLPVNPESVGADRDDNVNSPKKNGEEVREPLLSSDSENKEREHAVGFIEAWKIPGVAPFAFCLFFAKLVAYTFLYWLPYYISHTAIDGKYLSSATAGDLSTLFDVGGVIGGILAGHISDRLDARAITAASFMYCAIPALYLYRSYGSVSLTVNIILMFITGIFVNGPYALITTAVSADLGTHTSLKGHPRALATVTAIIDGTGSIGAAIGPLLTGYISTESWGAVFMMLMAAALVAGLLLTKLIVAEVAAKIEESRARRSSRSRPPAVEV, encoded by the exons ATGGGTCCGTTCTCAGAGAATTCAGTGAGAGATTGTTACGGCAAGCCGCTAGGAATTCGGTTCATCGAGCACATAAAGAGAAGCCCCATTTCCTTCAGAACACACCAAAGTATTGTCTTGATAGTCACATTCCTTACCTACACATGCTATCACGCTAATCGGAAGACCACAAGCGTTGTCAAGAGCACTCTCGACCCCTCCTCATCCGAAGTAGGCTTGAGGTTCGATCCATGGAGGAGGGCCTATTTTCTTAGCCCACATGAAGGCAGAAATGTTTCTGGACTACTTGTTAGTGATAGCGGTTGGGCCCCATTCAATGGATCAGATGGAACGGAATTGCTCGGCGACCTCGATGTGGCTTTCCTCTCCGTGTATGCTGTGGGAATGTACTTCTCTGGCCAGTTGGGTGACAGAATGGATCTGAGGATTTTCCTGACTGTAGGGATGATTGGAACTGGTCTGTTTACTTCACTCTTTGGTGTCGGTTACTGGGCAAACATACATAAGTTCTACTATTTTCTCCTTGTGCAAATGGCTGCTGGTTTGTTCCAATCGACCGGGTGGCCCTCGGTTGTTGCCGTGGTTGGTAACTGGTTCGGCAAGAGTAAGAGAGGGCTTATTATGGGTATATGGAATGCTCACACTTCTGTTGGCAACATAATAGGTTCTTTGATTGCTTCTGCTATGTTGAGCTATGGATGGGGTTGGTCCTTTGTTGTGCCCGGTCTCATAATTGCATTCATGGGCTTAGTGGTCTTCTTGTTTCTACCCGTTAATCCTGAATCTGTGGGAGCTGATAGAGACGATAACGTGAACTCCCCCAAGAAAAATGGAGAGGAAGTGAGGGAACCTTTGTTAAGCTCAGATTCGGAGAATAAGGAGCGTGAGCATGCTGTGGGGTTCATTGAAGCGTGGAAGATTCCGGGGGTTGCGCCTTTCGCTTTTTGCCTCTTCTTTGCCAAATTGGTTGCCTACACATTCCTATACTGGCTGCCTTACTACATCAGCCACACAG CTATAGATGGAAAATACTTGTCCAGTGCAACAGCAGGAGACTTGTCTACACTATTTGATGTTGGAGGGGTTATTGGGGGGATCCTGGCCGGTCACATATCCGATCGCCTAGACGCTAGGGCCATAACAGCAGCAAGCTTCATGTACTGCGCTATTCCGGCACTCTATCTTTACAGAAGCTATGGATCCGTTTCCTTGACTGTAAACATCATACTCATGTTCATCACCGGCATCTTTGTAAATGGGCCTTATGCTCTAATAACGACAGCCGTCTCAGCGGACTTGGGGACACACACTTCTCTGAAAGGGCATCCGCGAGCACTCGCCACAGTGACGGCGATCATAGATGGAACGGGCTCCATCGGGGCTGCCATTGGGCCATTGCTGACGGGTTACATCTCTACAGAGAGCTGGGGCGCCGTTTTCATGATGCTCATGGCGGCTGCTTTAGTTGCAGGGCTGCTTCTCACTAAGCTCATCGTTGCCGAGGTGGCTGCAAAGATTGAGGAGTCAAGGGCGCGAAGGAGTTCCAGGTCAAGGCCTCCCGCAGTCGAAGTGTAA